GTGCTGCACAATGCCTCGACCCAGTTCGCCGACGGCGGCGAATTTGGCATGGGTGCGGAAATCGGCATTGCCACCGGTCGCATGCATGCGCGTGGTCCCGTGGGCGTCGAGCAGCTGACCAGTTTCAAATACAAGGTGCATGGCACGGGTCAGACCCGTCCGTGACCTTTCCCTGCATTCGTGAATTCAATGGCAAGAGGCAACCGGCATGAGCCCGCTTAGTCTGGGGGCGGAGCTTGACAGGGACTGGCTGAAACTGCCGCATGCCGAAGCGGGCAACCGCATCGGCATCTTTGGCGGTTCGTTCAATCCGCCGCATTCGGGGCACAGGCTGGTCGCCGCGACCGTGTTGAAGCGGCTGGGGCTCGATCAGGTCTGGTGGCTGGTGACGCCGGGCAATCCGCTGAAGAGCCATTCCGACCTGGCGCCCCTGGAAAGGCGCCTGCGTCTGACCAGCGACCTGGCGGACCACCCGCGCATGAAGGTCACCGCCTTCGAGCAGGTTCTGGGCACGCCCTATACCGCAAGGACACTGGTGGCCCTGCAGGCGATGCGTCCGGCCGTGCGATTCGTTTGGGTCATGGGTGCTGACAATTTAGCCGGCTTTCATTATTGGCAGGATTGGCGCGACATCGTCGGTTCGGTGCCGATTGCGATTGTCGACCGCCCCGGGGCCTCCTTGTCCGTGTTGTCGTCTCCAATGGCAAAAGCTTATGAAAAATATAGGCTTCCGGAGGAAGACGCGGCATTGCTGCCGAATATGCAGGCACCGATATGGACGTTTTTGCATACACCGCTCGACCAGACGTCATCGACGGACCTGCGGCGCGGCGCACCAAAATGATCAGCAGATTTACCGAGAATTCCGGGCTGTCTTGAAAATGCCAAACGGGAAGCGGTATTATAGGGACGGTCGCGACGAGCGCGGCCGAGGTACGGTCAACCGGTCCTGTTCCCAAAACGGGTGACGTATGAAGACGAACGTTTCTGTTCGTGACGACGTTGGGCTCAGGACGGCACAAACGGCGAAAGGCACAACACCTGACCATGACCTTTGAAAGCGAGCGGGCTGACATGTCCACTCCTATGACGGCTTCCGTAAGCGCAGATCTTGCGGCAGACCTCCTCGATACGGTCCTCTCCAGTCTTGACGACTCGAAAGCCGAGGACCTGGTAACTCTCGACATCGCAGGCAAGAGTTCGCTGGCCGATCACATGGTGATCGCGTCCGGGCGCTCCCATCGTCATGTGGGCGCAATTGCGGATCACTTGCTGAAGGACCTGAAAGCGGCCGGCGCCGGCAAGGCAACGGTTGAGGGCCTGAACACCTGTGATTGGGTACTGATCGACGCTGGCGATGTGATCATTCACATTTTCCGTCCTGAAGTCCGCGGCTTCTACAATCTGGAAAAGATGTGGGCGCCCGAGACGGACGACGCGCCGCAGTTTATCGGCTGAGGAGATCTGGGGTCCCGAAAGGGGCCTGGATCACCGTCTGATATTTTGGACCGGATCAACATCCGGCGAGGACTTTATGCGCTTCACGCTTTTCTGCATTGGCAAGATGAAGGCCGGTGCGGACAAAGAACTTTTCGACCGCTATCTGGACCGTGCGCGAAAGACCGGACGCGGGCTGGGTGTCACAGAGGTCGCTCTTCAGGAAACACCGGAAAGCCGCGCGCAGCGGCCGGACGACCGCAAGGCGGACGAAGCCAGGACCCTGCTTCAGGGGCTGGGCACCGGCGCGCGTCTGGTGGTCCTGGATGAAAACGGCAAGAACCTGACCAGCCCGGCCTTCACTCAGAAACTGGAAGCCTGGAAAGATGAAGGAGTTCCGGAGGTCGTGTTTGCGATCGGCGGAGCCGATGGCCATGGCCAGGAAGCCCTTGCCAGGGCGGATCTGAAACTGGCGCTTGGCGCCATGACCTGGCCGCACCAGATCGCGCGCATTCTCCTGGCGGAGCAGATCTACCGGGCGATGACCATTCAATCCGGCCACCCCTATCACCGGGTGTGATTGTCCGGGACAGAAGAGAGAAACCTGTTGGCACCGACCCTGGAAACCGAGCGCCTCGTCCTGCGCCCCATGAACATGGAAGACTGGCCGGACTACTGGCAGTTGATGCGGTCCGAGCGGTCCCGCTTCATGGGCGGGCCGCTCTCCGAATTTGCGGCCTGGGGCATGTTCTGTCACGACGTGGCGCAATGGTCGCTGATGGGTCATGGCGCCTTGATGATGGACCACCGGGAGACAGGGCGCTGTCTCGGCCAGGTCGGCATCAATCACGGGCCGCTTTTTCCCGAGCATGAGCTCGGCTGGTATGTCTATGAGCATGCCGAAGGACGGGGCTACGCGTTCGAGGCGGCAAAGGCCTTTCGGGACTGGGCGGCCGACACGCGAAAACTGCCGGCGCTGGTGAGCTACATGGATCCTGACAACATCCGGTCGGCGCGGCTTGCGGAACGACTGGGGGCTGTAATTGACCCGGGCGCTCCAAGGACGGATCCGCGCGACCTTGTCTACCGTCATTTCGGCCCCTGACAGGGGAACTGGCAGTCCGAAGACGACCGAAATCTGTTCCTCTGCGTCAGATGAAGGAAGTTTAACTTTGAAAATGGCCGGAAATGGGCACTCTGCCCGTATCTCGCCGCATTCGGGCCGTATCGCTTTTCGATTACCGGAAAGACAAGGTTAGGTCGAAAAGCGGTGCACGCGTGGAGAGTTTGTTAACAGGCCGGTCATCAGGGTAAACGCTTCGTTAACGCAGACTGTGTATCGCAAGAGAAGGATAACCTTTGGGAGCTGAGGCAGGTTGAAACCGGATCGCATCACGCATATGCGTCCAGATCTTGAGAAGCGGTGGCAGTGGCGACCGTTCTTGAGCGGCCTTGTTCTGAGCATGCTTTTGCCGGCGACGCCGGTCCTTGCTTCCGAAAGCGTGGATGAGACGACAGTCGAGAAGCCTGCGGTTGCTCCTGAAGTCAGCGCTGCCCTGGAGCGCAAGAAGGCGCGTGAACAGGAATTGGCAGCCCTCTCACGCGATATTGATGTATCGACGGACCGGCAGGCGGCAATTGCCCGCGAGATCCGGGCGCTCGACAGGGATCGCGAAACGCTCAACGCCAAGATCATCGGCACGTCCGACACGATCAGGGGGCTGGAAACCAGGCTGAGCGACACCGAGCGGCGCCTGCGCGCGCTTGGCGAAAACGAGGATGCGGTCCGGCTGTCGCTGATTGCGCGGCGGGACATCCTGGCCGAGGTGCTGGCGGCGCTACAGCGGATCGGCAAGCGGCCGCCACCGGCGCTGGCCGTGCGTCCGAGCGATGCCCTTTCAGCGGTCCGCAGTGCGATTCTGTTGAACGCCGTGATGCCGGAACTGAAGGTCGAGACGGAGGCGCTGGCAGCCGATCTGGAGGAACTTCACCGCCTGAAAGCGGTGATAGCGGAGGAAAAGAACCGTCTGCGCGGTGGTGCCATGCGATTGGCTGAGGAAAAGTCGCGGCTGGAGCTTCTGCTCAGCGCCAAAAGGCAGGAACATCAGAAGTCGGTTCGAGTCCTGAGAGAGGAAAAGGAACGCGCGGCTGAACTTGCGAACAAGGCGGGATCGCTGCAGGAACTGATCGCGAGCCTCGAGCAGGAAATCGAGAGCGCGCGCGAAGCAGCGGAAAAATCCCGCCAGGCGGCCCTGGACGCGAAACGGCAAGGCAAACGCAGTTTCGATCCGTTCAGCGATCCGGGCCGGCTCGCACCGGCGGTGCCGTTCCAGGAAACGCGCGGAAAATTGCCGCAGCCCGTGTCTGGCACCCTGTTGAAGGATTTCGGCCAGGAAGATGATTTTGGCGGTGTGACGGAAGGTCAATCTATTGCCACAAGGCCGGGCTCTAATGTCACGGCGCCGGCTGACGGCTGGGTGGTTTATTCAGGACCTTTCCGTTCTTTCGGTCAGCTCTTGATCCTGAACACGGGCGACGGCTACCATGTGCTCCTGGCCGGCATGGATCGGATCGATGCGGAATTGGGGCAGTTTGTTTTGACCGGGGAACCGGTTGGTGTGATGGGCGCGACCCAATGGGCGAGCGCTTCGACATTCGGCTTGGGCTCGACCCAACCGATCCTATATGTTGAATTTCGGAAGGACGGCCGTGCGATCGATCCCACGCCTTGGTGGGAACGCACAGAAGAAGAAAAGGCTCGCGGATGATACGGAAAACTTCCTTGCTGCTGGTGGGTGCCCTGATGGGAGCGGCAGCGGTTACGACACTGTCCCAGATGCCGCTCAATGTTTCGGGAGCCGCCAACGCCGCGGCCACCGACACGTACCGGCAACTGAACCTCTTCGGCGACGTGTTCGAGCGGGTCCGCTCCGACTATGTGGAAGTGCCGGACGATGCTCAGCTGATCGAAAGCGCCATCAACGGCATGCTGACCTCGCTGGATCCCCATTCCAGCTACATGTCCCCGAAAAGCTTCCGCGACATGCAGGTGCAGACCCGCGGTGAGTTCGGCGGCCTCGGCATCGAGGTCACCATGGAAGAAGGCCTCGTCAAGGTCGTGTCTCCGATCGATGACACGCCGGCAGCCAAGGCCGGTGTCCTGGCGGGCGACCTGATCACCTATATCGACGGCGAGCAGGTTCAGGGCCTCACCCTGAACGAAGCGGTTGAAAAGATGCGTGGCCCGGTCAACACCGACATTGTCGTGACCGTGCGCCGCAAGGGCCGTGCCGAGCCGTTCGACATCACCATCACCCGCGACATCATTCGCATCCGGTCCGTGCGCTGGCGCGAAGAGGACGATGTCGGCTATGTCCGCGTCACCCAGTTCAACGAACAGACTTTCGATGGCCTCAAGAAGGGCATTGAGGAAATGTCGGAGAAGATTGGCGACGACAAGCTGAAGGGCTTCATTGTCGATTTGCGCAACAACCCGGGCGGTCTGCTCGACCAGGCGATTGCCGTTTCCGATGCCTTCCTGGACCGCGGCGAGATCGTCTCGACCCGTGGTCGTGAAGCCGACGAGACCCAGCGCTACAATGCCCGTGCGGGCGATTTGACCGATGGCAAGCCGGTCATCATCTTGGTGAACGGCGGATCGGCCTCTGCGTCCGAGATCGTTGCCGGCGCCCTGCAGGACCACCGCCGCGCAACCATCCTGGGCACACGGTCCTTCGGCAAGGGCTCCGTTCAGACGATTATCCCGCTGGGTGCAAACGGTGCCATCCGCCTGACCACGGCGCGGTATTACACACCGTCGGGAACCTCCATCCAGGCCAAGGGCATCGTCCCGGACATCGAGGCGCTGCAGGATCTTCCTGAAGAGCTGGTCGGCCGCGTCGACACCAAGGGCGAAGCGGGCCTGCGTGGCCACCTTGAAGCTGATGGCGAAGAGCAGTCCGGCAGCCAGGCCTATGTGCCGTCCGACCCGGACGAGGACACCCAGCTCAAGCTCGCGCTCGATCTTCTCCGCGGCGTACAGGTCAACAGTGCCTTCCCGCCTGTCTCCGACAGCGCTGCCGTCAAGAACTGATGCCAACGAGGCGCGTCGCCAATAGGCGGCGCGCCGGTCTCTTTCGTTTTCGTTCTGCGTATTCCAACAACAACACGTCTCCGGCCGGCGGCCGGACAATTGACTCAGGACGGTAATGTCGAGCGAAGATCTCACAGCTCCCCTAGGTATGGGCAAACGGCGGCTCGTCAGGCTGCCGTTCGGTCTGATCGGCGTCGGCATCTTGAGCGTCATCTTCACGACAACGCTGATCTGGATCGCGGTCGTGGATGACCCGTTGGGCGGAGAACCGGTAGCCGTCCTGCCTCTGGATGCCGTTGTGGAAGGCGTCACGTCCCAGGACATTGAAGTCGTCGAAATCCGTCCGGGTATTGGCGACGATCTCGGCCCCAATCTGCGTCCGGAAAGTGCCAAGGACCTGATGGGTCCGCGTTATGACATGATCCTGCGGCCGGACGGTCTGGGCCCCGAGGCACCCGTCACCAGCCTGTCGATCAATCCGGACAGCCGTGTCAGCGAACGGTCCGATTATGGCTTCCTGCCCAAGGTGAGCGAGGCAGGCGTGCGCCCGCTGGATGCCTATTCCCGCCCGGTCGTGAACGAGTTCAAGTCGATCCCGAAAATTGCCGTCGTCATCACCGGGCTGGGCCTCAGCGAGACCGGCACCCAGAACGCCATCTCCAGCCTGCCACCGGAAGTTACTTTCGCGCTGGCGCCCTATGGCGAAGACCTGGATCTGTGGATGCAGCAGGCCCGCACCAAGGGCCACGAACTGTTGCTGCAGCTGCCGCTCGAACCTTTTGATTTTCCGGACAACGACCCGGGGCCACACACACTTCTGGTCAGTCTCAGGCCCGCGGAAATGCTCGACCGGCTGGCTTATCTCCTGACACGCGTGACCAACTACGTCGGCACGATTCCTGAAATGGGCGCGCGGTTCACGTCGACCAAGCCGTCCGTGGAGTATCTCTTCGAGAAGCTGAAGTCCCGTGGCCTGATGTTTGTCGACAACGGCACGTCGTCGCGGTCCATCGCGGCCCAGATGGCCACGGACAAGCGCCTGCCGTTCAGCGGTGTGGATGTGGTTTTGGACGAGGTACCAAGGGACGACAATATCGACGCCAAGCTGTTGCAGCTGGAAGGCATCGCCCGGTCTCGCGGGATTGCCGTGGCCGCCGGTTCGGCACTTCCCGTGACTGTACGCCAGCTGCAGGAATGGGTACAGGATCTGGAAGAGCGCGGTCTCCAGCTGGTGCCGATCAGCGCCACCATCGACCGGTAGTTTTTGATCTTTTGAAACAGGTGACATCGTGACGAAGCTTGAACTCGGACCGGGATTTCCGGTCCCTTCTGAGGGGCTTCCCTATCGCCCGTGTGTCGGCATCATGCTGATCAACAGGGACGGTCTGGTCTGGATCGGCAGCCGCGACGATGGTGGCAGTTCCTCGAATTACGAATACAGCTGGCAGATGCCGCAGGGCGGCATCGACAAGGGCGAGGCTCCAGAGCCCGCGGCTCGAAGGGAACTTTACGAGGAAACCTCGATCAGCTCCGTGACCCTGCTGGAAGAGGCGCCTGAGTGGTTCGCCTACGACTATCCGCCCGATGTCGTCAAAAAATCGCGCAAGGGCAAGCACCGGGGACAGGCGCAGCGCTGGATCGCCTATCGATTCGACGGGTCCGACGACGAAATCAACATCCTGACACCGCCGGACGGCCATTCGGCGGAATTCTCGCAGTGGCGCTGGGAAGAGGCAAACCGGCTGCCGGAGCTGATCGTTCCGTTCAAACGGCCGGTCTATGAGCGGGTGATTGCCGCCTTTTCACACCTGACGGCCTGATCCGGCGGCCGAGGACGCCATCGTTAAAGCGTCAGCATTTGAAGGCCGTTTGTCGTTTTTCAAACAGACAGACCGCATCCGCATCGCTAACATCGCGCCAATTCAAGGGCTCACCGGTCACCTGGAACACAGGATCGGCCGCGGGGCCCCGACAGGCACGATGCGAGCGCGGACGCGACATCCAACGCGCGCTCATGAGGAATTGGGAGGAACGCCAATGTCTTTCGGCAAGGGGCTTTCACGCAAGCCGTCCCAGACGAAAGGGCGTCAAT
This genomic interval from Labrenzia sp. VG12 contains the following:
- a CDS encoding RNA pyrophosphohydrolase, whose amino-acid sequence is MTKLELGPGFPVPSEGLPYRPCVGIMLINRDGLVWIGSRDDGGSSSNYEYSWQMPQGGIDKGEAPEPAARRELYEETSISSVTLLEEAPEWFAYDYPPDVVKKSRKGKHRGQAQRWIAYRFDGSDDEINILTPPDGHSAEFSQWRWEEANRLPELIVPFKRPVYERVIAAFSHLTA
- a CDS encoding divergent polysaccharide deacetylase family protein, with product MSSEDLTAPLGMGKRRLVRLPFGLIGVGILSVIFTTTLIWIAVVDDPLGGEPVAVLPLDAVVEGVTSQDIEVVEIRPGIGDDLGPNLRPESAKDLMGPRYDMILRPDGLGPEAPVTSLSINPDSRVSERSDYGFLPKVSEAGVRPLDAYSRPVVNEFKSIPKIAVVITGLGLSETGTQNAISSLPPEVTFALAPYGEDLDLWMQQARTKGHELLLQLPLEPFDFPDNDPGPHTLLVSLRPAEMLDRLAYLLTRVTNYVGTIPEMGARFTSTKPSVEYLFEKLKSRGLMFVDNGTSSRSIAAQMATDKRLPFSGVDVVLDEVPRDDNIDAKLLQLEGIARSRGIAVAAGSALPVTVRQLQEWVQDLEERGLQLVPISATIDR
- the rlmH gene encoding 23S rRNA (pseudouridine(1915)-N(3))-methyltransferase RlmH, with the translated sequence MRFTLFCIGKMKAGADKELFDRYLDRARKTGRGLGVTEVALQETPESRAQRPDDRKADEARTLLQGLGTGARLVVLDENGKNLTSPAFTQKLEAWKDEGVPEVVFAIGGADGHGQEALARADLKLALGAMTWPHQIARILLAEQIYRAMTIQSGHPYHRV
- a CDS encoding S41 family peptidase; the encoded protein is MIRKTSLLLVGALMGAAAVTTLSQMPLNVSGAANAAATDTYRQLNLFGDVFERVRSDYVEVPDDAQLIESAINGMLTSLDPHSSYMSPKSFRDMQVQTRGEFGGLGIEVTMEEGLVKVVSPIDDTPAAKAGVLAGDLITYIDGEQVQGLTLNEAVEKMRGPVNTDIVVTVRRKGRAEPFDITITRDIIRIRSVRWREEDDVGYVRVTQFNEQTFDGLKKGIEEMSEKIGDDKLKGFIVDLRNNPGGLLDQAIAVSDAFLDRGEIVSTRGREADETQRYNARAGDLTDGKPVIILVNGGSASASEIVAGALQDHRRATILGTRSFGKGSVQTIIPLGANGAIRLTTARYYTPSGTSIQAKGIVPDIEALQDLPEELVGRVDTKGEAGLRGHLEADGEEQSGSQAYVPSDPDEDTQLKLALDLLRGVQVNSAFPPVSDSAAVKN
- a CDS encoding GNAT family N-acetyltransferase, producing the protein MAPTLETERLVLRPMNMEDWPDYWQLMRSERSRFMGGPLSEFAAWGMFCHDVAQWSLMGHGALMMDHRETGRCLGQVGINHGPLFPEHELGWYVYEHAEGRGYAFEAAKAFRDWAADTRKLPALVSYMDPDNIRSARLAERLGAVIDPGAPRTDPRDLVYRHFGP
- a CDS encoding murein hydrolase activator EnvC, which gives rise to MSGLVLSMLLPATPVLASESVDETTVEKPAVAPEVSAALERKKAREQELAALSRDIDVSTDRQAAIAREIRALDRDRETLNAKIIGTSDTIRGLETRLSDTERRLRALGENEDAVRLSLIARRDILAEVLAALQRIGKRPPPALAVRPSDALSAVRSAILLNAVMPELKVETEALAADLEELHRLKAVIAEEKNRLRGGAMRLAEEKSRLELLLSAKRQEHQKSVRVLREEKERAAELANKAGSLQELIASLEQEIESAREAAEKSRQAALDAKRQGKRSFDPFSDPGRLAPAVPFQETRGKLPQPVSGTLLKDFGQEDDFGGVTEGQSIATRPGSNVTAPADGWVVYSGPFRSFGQLLILNTGDGYHVLLAGMDRIDAELGQFVLTGEPVGVMGATQWASASTFGLGSTQPILYVEFRKDGRAIDPTPWWERTEEEKARG
- the rsfS gene encoding ribosome silencing factor — encoded protein: MSTPMTASVSADLAADLLDTVLSSLDDSKAEDLVTLDIAGKSSLADHMVIASGRSHRHVGAIADHLLKDLKAAGAGKATVEGLNTCDWVLIDAGDVIIHIFRPEVRGFYNLEKMWAPETDDAPQFIG
- a CDS encoding nicotinate-nucleotide adenylyltransferase, with the protein product MSPLSLGAELDRDWLKLPHAEAGNRIGIFGGSFNPPHSGHRLVAATVLKRLGLDQVWWLVTPGNPLKSHSDLAPLERRLRLTSDLADHPRMKVTAFEQVLGTPYTARTLVALQAMRPAVRFVWVMGADNLAGFHYWQDWRDIVGSVPIAIVDRPGASLSVLSSPMAKAYEKYRLPEEDAALLPNMQAPIWTFLHTPLDQTSSTDLRRGAPK